A genomic stretch from Alteribacter keqinensis includes:
- a CDS encoding response regulator: MSERDNIKIIIIDDHQLFREGVKRILAMEKSFDIVAEGSDGDAALDLVREHQPDVVLMDINMPNVNGVEATKSLVETFPDVKVLILSIHDDETYVTHVLKTGADGYLLKEMDTDALIEAVKVVADGGAYIHPKVTHNLINEYRRLANDDKEEAEIGFREVEYRRPLHLLTRRECEVLQLMTDGKSNRAIGESLYISEKTVKNHVSNILQKMSMNDRTQAVVDAIKNGWVKVN, translated from the coding sequence ATGAGCGAAAGAGATAACATTAAAATCATTATCATTGACGATCACCAACTATTCCGCGAAGGAGTCAAGCGTATCCTTGCGATGGAGAAATCCTTTGATATCGTCGCTGAAGGAAGCGATGGCGACGCCGCTCTGGACCTCGTTCGCGAACATCAACCGGACGTTGTGTTAATGGATATTAACATGCCGAATGTAAATGGTGTGGAGGCAACGAAGAGTCTTGTAGAAACCTTTCCCGATGTAAAAGTTCTGATCCTGTCGATTCACGACGATGAAACTTATGTCACCCACGTTCTCAAAACAGGAGCAGACGGCTACCTGCTTAAAGAAATGGATACAGACGCTTTGATCGAGGCTGTGAAAGTTGTAGCTGATGGCGGAGCGTACATTCACCCGAAAGTAACGCACAACCTGATCAACGAATACCGCCGTCTTGCCAATGACGATAAGGAAGAGGCGGAGATTGGCTTCCGTGAGGTCGAGTACCGCAGACCGCTTCACCTTCTTACCCGTCGTGAGTGCGAGGTGCTTCAGCTTATGACGGACGGAAAGAGTAACCGTGCCATTGGTGAATCGTTATATATCAGTGAAAAAACGGTTAAAAACCATGTGAGTAACATCCTTCAGAAAATGAGCATGAATGACCGTACCCAGGCAGTTGTGGATGCCATCAAAAACGGCTGGGTGAAAGTTAATTAA
- a CDS encoding YigZ family protein, which produces MLKSYYTIKGYGEHEITIQKSRFIAYVDRVTTEEEAQAFIERIKKQHWNANHNCSAYMIGERDQIQKANDDGEPSGTAGVPILEVLKKRQLKDTVVVITRYFGGIKLGAGGLIRAYSSSTSEGLNETGIVERKLMQVYKTSIDYTQLGKVENELRGSVFPIKEIHYLEKVTVETYVNSGDEALFEEKMTNLTSGQCTFEKGEEVYLEVDV; this is translated from the coding sequence ATGCTCAAATCATATTATACAATAAAAGGATACGGCGAACACGAAATCACCATCCAAAAGTCACGTTTTATTGCCTACGTTGACCGCGTAACTACAGAAGAAGAAGCCCAGGCATTCATTGAACGAATCAAAAAGCAGCACTGGAATGCCAATCACAACTGCTCTGCCTATATGATCGGCGAGCGGGATCAGATCCAAAAGGCGAACGATGACGGAGAGCCGAGCGGAACTGCCGGAGTCCCGATACTTGAAGTTTTAAAAAAACGTCAGCTTAAAGACACCGTGGTTGTGATTACCCGGTACTTCGGAGGCATCAAGCTCGGTGCCGGTGGATTAATCCGTGCCTACAGCTCGTCGACATCGGAAGGGTTAAATGAAACAGGCATCGTCGAGCGAAAACTGATGCAGGTATATAAAACATCCATTGACTACACCCAGCTCGGAAAAGTGGAAAATGAGCTCCGGGGCTCGGTGTTTCCGATTAAAGAGATTCATTACCTTGAAAAAGTAACCGTTGAAACCTATGTAAACAGCGGGGACGAAGCCCTTTTTGAAGAAAAAATGACAAACCTCACAAGCGGTCAGTGCACATTCGAAAAAGGCGAAGAAGTCTATCTTGAAGTGGATGTTTAA
- a CDS encoding DegV family protein, with protein MSKIAVLTDSTSYLPKDIRQEHNIEMIPLNVVFGEEEYKEELEITTEQFYEEMKSKDMLPKTSQPSIGLFEETYQRLAQDHDDIIVITLSSGISGTYQTAVSAANMTENIDVHVFDSEISCMPQGFFALAASRMAGEGKSVHEILAYLELMKDNMRAYFMADDLSHLHRGGRLNGAQLVVGSLLQIKPVLHFENKVIVPFEKVRTAKRALTRIKDLLDEDAASGEPLDITVIHANRPEKAEEIAGELREKYPTASVYVSYFGPVIGTHLGEGSLGVGWVKANLV; from the coding sequence ATGAGTAAAATCGCTGTACTGACAGACAGTACCTCCTACCTGCCAAAAGACATACGCCAAGAACATAACATTGAAATGATCCCTCTTAACGTAGTGTTCGGTGAAGAAGAGTACAAAGAAGAACTCGAAATCACCACCGAACAGTTCTACGAAGAGATGAAATCGAAAGACATGCTGCCGAAAACGTCCCAGCCATCGATCGGATTGTTTGAAGAAACCTACCAGCGACTCGCTCAGGACCACGATGACATTATTGTGATTACTCTTTCAAGCGGCATCAGCGGTACATACCAGACAGCGGTGAGCGCTGCAAATATGACTGAAAACATTGACGTTCATGTGTTCGACTCTGAAATTAGCTGCATGCCCCAGGGGTTCTTTGCTCTCGCGGCCTCCAGGATGGCCGGGGAAGGCAAATCCGTTCATGAAATCCTTGCTTACCTTGAATTGATGAAGGACAACATGCGCGCCTACTTTATGGCTGACGACTTGAGCCACCTCCATCGCGGCGGACGCTTAAACGGCGCCCAGCTTGTGGTGGGAAGTCTCCTTCAGATCAAACCGGTTCTTCACTTTGAAAATAAAGTGATCGTTCCGTTTGAAAAAGTGCGCACAGCGAAAAGGGCTCTCACCCGCATTAAGGATTTACTTGATGAGGACGCCGCATCCGGAGAACCGCTGGACATTACCGTCATCCACGCGAACCGTCCGGAAAAAGCTGAAGAAATTGCAGGGGAACTCCGGGAAAAATACCCGACCGCCAGCGTTTATGTAAGCTACTTTGGCCCTGTCATAGGAACTCACCTCGGTGAAGGAAGCCTCGGTGTAGGCTGGGTAAAAGCAAACTTAGTATAA
- a CDS encoding SH3 domain-containing protein: MKKNLTIFALVFMIMMPFIMFDSEQPTLANSHDVMTGEVTASSLFVRSQPSTNSNVIGSLSRGTKVSLYERSGSWYKVKVNNQTGYIHGDFVKVTSQPGESLSGQKGQITASSLNVRSSASASSAVIGSLSRGVTVELQERHGSWFKINNNNRSGFIHSDYVKVTSSGSGSATPENQGEVTASNLNVRSQASSSSSIIGSLSRGTKVDLYEKSGSWYKVNVNNRWGFIHADYVKVQGSGSSGNTKPEQQGEITASSLNVRSQASSSASIIGSLSRGTKVDLYEKSGSWYKVNVSNRWGFIHADYVKVQGSGSSDSTKPEQQGEITASSLNVRSQASTSGSIIGSLSRGTKVDLYEKSGSWYKININNRWGYIHADYVKVNGSGGDGSIDKKGQITASNLNVRSQASSSASIIGSLRNGTVVDLKGQSGSWYQISYSNQKGFIHSDYVQIVTPGTTPPPSSGQLNGKTIFLDPGHGGNDPGAVVGGDKESALALQISNKLKTELEKLGATVITSRTNDRYVALSERVRMANNTSSNIFVSIHLNAFPDPTAHGTEAFYNTVHAPAGSQKLASSIHNRLVGELGLRDRNVKNANFEVIRYTTMPSTLIEIGFMTNQRDLHIIKNEQDKVVNSLKNGIVDYFN, from the coding sequence TTGAAGAAAAATCTCACAATCTTTGCCTTAGTGTTTATGATCATGATGCCATTTATCATGTTTGATTCTGAACAACCCACATTGGCGAATAGCCACGATGTAATGACCGGTGAAGTCACAGCATCTTCTTTATTCGTCCGATCGCAGCCATCAACCAACTCTAATGTGATAGGTTCACTATCGAGAGGTACCAAAGTATCATTATATGAACGCTCAGGCAGCTGGTACAAAGTAAAAGTAAATAATCAAACAGGCTATATTCATGGAGACTTTGTTAAAGTCACCAGTCAACCCGGTGAATCACTGTCAGGTCAAAAAGGTCAAATCACCGCTTCAAGCTTGAATGTCAGATCCAGTGCTTCTGCATCCTCTGCTGTTATCGGCAGTTTATCCAGAGGCGTAACTGTGGAACTTCAGGAACGGCATGGAAGCTGGTTCAAAATTAATAATAATAACCGTTCGGGCTTTATACATAGTGATTATGTTAAAGTAACAAGCAGTGGTTCCGGGAGCGCAACCCCCGAGAACCAAGGCGAAGTAACGGCATCAAACCTGAATGTCCGCTCTCAGGCATCGTCTTCCTCTTCCATTATCGGATCACTATCAAGAGGAACGAAAGTCGACCTTTATGAAAAATCCGGCAGCTGGTATAAAGTCAACGTCAACAATCGCTGGGGCTTTATCCACGCTGACTACGTTAAAGTACAGGGCAGTGGTTCATCAGGTAACACCAAGCCTGAGCAGCAAGGGGAAATTACGGCTTCAAGCTTAAACGTACGATCTCAGGCATCATCCTCTGCATCCATTATCGGATCATTATCGAGAGGAACAAAAGTCGACCTTTATGAAAAGTCCGGCAGTTGGTATAAAGTCAACGTCAGCAATCGCTGGGGCTTTATTCATGCAGACTATGTAAAAGTTCAGGGCAGTGGTTCTTCTGATAGTACAAAACCTGAACAACAGGGTGAAATTACGGCTTCCAGTTTAAACGTCCGCTCCCAGGCTTCGACATCCGGATCCATTATCGGGTCCCTTTCAAGAGGAACAAAAGTGGACCTGTACGAAAAATCAGGCAGCTGGTATAAAATCAACATTAACAACCGTTGGGGTTACATTCACGCAGATTATGTGAAAGTAAATGGTTCCGGCGGAGACGGAAGCATCGATAAAAAAGGTCAGATAACGGCATCAAACCTGAATGTCCGCTCTCAGGCATCTTCATCAGCTTCCATCATCGGTTCTCTGCGTAATGGGACTGTAGTCGACCTTAAAGGCCAGTCAGGCAGCTGGTATCAAATCAGTTACAGCAACCAGAAAGGCTTCATCCATAGTGATTATGTGCAAATTGTAACACCGGGTACAACACCTCCACCATCGAGTGGACAGCTTAACGGAAAAACGATTTTCCTTGACCCGGGGCACGGAGGTAATGATCCAGGAGCAGTAGTCGGGGGAGATAAGGAAAGTGCCCTGGCCCTTCAAATCTCCAACAAGCTGAAAACTGAGCTGGAGAAGCTAGGCGCCACCGTTATTACGAGTCGCACCAACGACCGCTATGTAGCTTTAAGTGAACGCGTCCGGATGGCAAATAATACGAGCTCCAACATCTTTGTAAGCATTCATTTAAATGCCTTCCCTGATCCAACGGCTCATGGAACTGAAGCATTCTATAACACAGTACACGCACCGGCCGGAAGCCAGAAGCTTGCAAGCAGCATCCATAACCGCCTTGTAGGCGAGTTAGGCTTAAGAGACAGAAACGTGAAGAACGCAAACTTTGAAGTCATCCGCTATACGACAATGCCAAGCACATTGATTGAGATCGGTTTTATGACAAACCAAAGGGACCTGCACATTATTAAAAATGAACAGGACAAGGTTGTGAACAGCCTGAAGAACGGTATTGTGGATTATTTCAATTAA
- a CDS encoding NAD-dependent epimerase/dehydratase family protein gives MKKVLVTGGAGFIGSHVVDMLLKIKMNVVILDNLSTGTLKNLDSSLDEVSFCEGCITHMEAVQNVFQLHPDIDHVIHLAAQSKVGPSLENPGADAGVNITGTINLLECSRKANVRTFIYASSAAVYGETSVLPIKEQHEVNPLSPYGVSKLAAEEYVKTYGRLYDMEVKCLRFANVYGPRQSAATESGVITIFIEDLINGKRPVIFGDGLQTRDFIFVKDVSRAVCQWIDEKSDSFVYNVSSGEETSIEELLKVICESTGQDYSPRFEKERPGDIKRSYLDNVSLCRESSWTVDVPLNKGLEETIDYYRKK, from the coding sequence ATGAAGAAAGTGCTGGTTACAGGGGGAGCTGGATTTATTGGCTCTCATGTAGTAGACATGTTGCTTAAAATAAAAATGAATGTAGTCATATTGGATAATTTAAGTACAGGCACTCTTAAAAATCTTGATTCCAGTCTGGATGAGGTTTCTTTTTGTGAAGGCTGTATTACACATATGGAAGCGGTACAGAATGTTTTTCAGCTGCATCCGGACATTGATCATGTCATTCATCTGGCTGCTCAAAGTAAGGTGGGGCCGTCTCTGGAGAATCCTGGTGCAGATGCAGGTGTTAATATTACGGGGACAATTAATCTGCTTGAATGCAGCAGGAAAGCGAATGTCCGTACGTTTATTTATGCTTCCTCAGCTGCTGTCTACGGAGAAACTTCAGTACTTCCGATTAAGGAACAACATGAGGTTAACCCGCTCTCCCCATATGGTGTATCAAAGCTTGCTGCTGAAGAATATGTGAAAACATATGGCAGACTTTATGATATGGAAGTGAAGTGCCTCAGATTTGCCAATGTTTATGGACCAAGACAAAGTGCAGCAACAGAATCAGGTGTGATTACCATTTTTATTGAAGACCTCATTAATGGTAAGAGACCTGTCATTTTTGGTGACGGTCTGCAGACGAGGGATTTTATCTTTGTAAAAGATGTATCCAGAGCTGTCTGCCAGTGGATCGATGAAAAATCTGACTCCTTTGTGTATAACGTAAGTTCAGGAGAGGAAACAAGTATTGAAGAACTGCTGAAAGTAATCTGCGAATCAACGGGGCAGGATTATTCACCAAGGTTCGAAAAAGAAAGGCCGGGGGATATAAAGAGAAGTTATTTGGACAATGTCTCACTATGCAGGGAGAGCTCCTGGACAGTTGATGTTCCATTAAACAAGGGGCTTGAAGAGACAATTGATTATTATAGAAAGAAATAA
- a CDS encoding penicillin-binding transpeptidase domain-containing protein: MIRKSLYIGLGAGFVLLAGCSGEDPNPEETLEDYLSSWESGDYAGMENLLTEASASAITGEELSFSDKYEELYEELGVTELDVSFTGRDFEEEEVDLGELEEITYPVQVGMETVIGSFDYDTDVTLLKEEGEDGEEWRIDWKAGHLFMGMQAFSDSVEVTTEAPDTRGQIFAGNGESLAVNGTYMSIGFVFQDIEDLDAEAEELSDIIGLDEERILELVAGYEENPEWHAPVMNVPNGHAFIDEVLEAQIPGVLVREYTGREYGYGSLTAHLTGHLAIATADFLEKNDWPGYHGNSYYGRRGLENAYEETLRGKVGSQVNIVDGEGNQREVLQRTEAENGEDLFLTIDMELQEKLHDAMGDEMGAGVVMDPVSGEVLAMVSKPDYNPGELYLRTTSIEEEQTLNRYNFRFSPGSVFKPLTAAIGLEEGTLDPEEQFTITGEQWQPEGSDWGNHQITRVNDDVDIVDLEAGMKYSDNIYFAMQALEIGEEKMEAWTERFGFGGNYPFEYPIYVSNLSNEGLGNSALLADTGYGQGEVQMNPVHLASLYTMFVNEGSIVQPVLFQDEDPAYFSESVISEETASTVLDSMVAVVEDPNGTAYRSNPGHSRSLAGKTGTAEIKDSQDDVDGDRIGWYASVDVEERDLLLVMMVEGAGSGEVVDKVNEFWASLE, translated from the coding sequence ATGATTCGAAAGTCATTATACATAGGTTTAGGGGCAGGGTTTGTCCTGCTTGCAGGGTGTTCGGGGGAGGATCCGAATCCGGAGGAAACACTGGAAGACTATCTTTCTTCATGGGAGAGCGGTGATTATGCCGGGATGGAGAATCTGTTAACGGAAGCATCTGCTTCTGCAATTACGGGGGAAGAGCTTTCTTTTTCTGATAAATATGAGGAGCTTTATGAAGAACTCGGTGTGACAGAACTTGATGTTAGCTTTACCGGGCGTGATTTTGAGGAAGAGGAAGTGGATCTCGGAGAGCTTGAAGAGATCACCTATCCGGTCCAGGTGGGAATGGAAACGGTGATTGGTTCTTTTGACTACGACACGGATGTGACGCTTTTGAAAGAAGAAGGAGAAGACGGTGAGGAATGGAGGATCGACTGGAAGGCCGGTCATTTGTTTATGGGGATGCAGGCGTTCTCGGACAGTGTGGAAGTGACGACGGAAGCGCCTGATACGAGAGGGCAGATTTTTGCCGGGAATGGTGAGAGTCTGGCGGTGAATGGGACATATATGAGTATCGGATTCGTGTTTCAGGATATTGAAGACCTTGATGCCGAAGCGGAGGAGCTTTCTGACATTATCGGTCTTGATGAGGAACGGATCCTTGAGCTGGTGGCAGGTTACGAAGAGAATCCGGAGTGGCATGCGCCGGTGATGAATGTTCCTAATGGTCATGCCTTCATTGACGAGGTTCTGGAAGCCCAGATTCCGGGGGTACTGGTCCGTGAATATACCGGGCGTGAATATGGATACGGGTCGCTGACGGCTCACCTGACAGGACACCTTGCCATCGCAACAGCCGATTTTCTGGAAAAGAACGATTGGCCGGGGTATCATGGCAACAGCTATTACGGACGGCGCGGTCTTGAGAATGCCTACGAGGAAACCTTGAGAGGTAAAGTAGGATCGCAGGTAAACATTGTGGACGGGGAAGGAAACCAGCGTGAAGTCCTTCAGCGGACGGAAGCGGAGAATGGGGAAGATCTGTTCTTAACGATTGATATGGAATTGCAGGAAAAGCTTCATGATGCAATGGGAGATGAGATGGGTGCCGGGGTCGTGATGGATCCTGTGTCAGGTGAGGTCTTGGCTATGGTGAGTAAGCCGGATTACAACCCTGGTGAGTTATATTTACGAACAACGTCAATTGAGGAAGAGCAAACGTTGAACCGGTATAATTTCCGCTTTTCGCCCGGTTCTGTGTTTAAACCGCTAACAGCAGCGATCGGTCTTGAAGAGGGAACCCTGGATCCCGAAGAGCAATTTACAATTACAGGTGAGCAGTGGCAGCCTGAGGGATCTGACTGGGGAAATCACCAGATTACGCGGGTGAATGATGACGTTGACATTGTTGATTTGGAAGCGGGGATGAAGTATTCCGATAATATTTACTTTGCCATGCAGGCGCTGGAGATAGGTGAGGAAAAAATGGAAGCGTGGACGGAGCGGTTTGGATTCGGCGGGAATTATCCTTTTGAATATCCTATTTATGTTTCGAACCTTTCCAATGAAGGACTTGGCAACAGCGCATTGCTTGCTGACACGGGCTACGGGCAGGGGGAGGTACAAATGAACCCGGTTCATCTGGCTTCTCTTTATACGATGTTCGTTAATGAGGGAAGTATTGTTCAGCCGGTCCTGTTCCAGGACGAAGATCCGGCGTATTTTAGTGAATCGGTTATTTCAGAAGAGACGGCTTCCACGGTTCTTGATTCAATGGTTGCGGTCGTTGAGGATCCGAATGGAACAGCCTACCGGAGTAATCCGGGGCACAGCCGCTCCCTTGCGGGGAAAACGGGAACGGCTGAAATCAAAGATTCACAGGATGATGTGGATGGAGACAGAATCGGCTGGTATGCCAGCGTAGATGTTGAAGAGCGCGATCTTCTTTTGGTTATGATGGTGGAAGGAGCCGGAAGCGGAGAAGTGGTTGATAAAGTGAATGAGTTCTGGGCCAGTCTGGAATAA
- a CDS encoding sensor histidine kinase: protein MEKQGKEKPMTERLDDILDAMMETVGRSKEEIFDIGEHSRNEYEELKAELTDVQNKVINLIEKTERMELHSRFARNRLAEVSKHFANYSDTEVKEAYELANDYQVQLAVLRQEEKLLRERRDNIERRLMKLKGTIEKAETLVAQINVVIHYLTGDLQNISEMVADAKEMQKFGLKIIEAQEEERKRLSREIHDGPAQMMANVMLRSELVERVYAEHGIDEAMKEIRDLRKMVKSSLAEVRRIIYDLRPMALDDLGLVPTISKYLKNFQEHSGLNISFRNIGREIRLPSEMEVAIFRFIQESVQNAYKHAEPEQVMVKIELKPTRALAIIKDDGKGFNPDVKKEGSFGLLGMKERVNMLDGQLTLDSQPGKGTLIMVQIPISSK from the coding sequence ATGGAAAAGCAGGGAAAAGAAAAACCAATGACCGAACGGCTGGATGACATCCTGGACGCCATGATGGAAACAGTCGGCAGGAGCAAAGAAGAGATCTTTGACATCGGTGAACATTCAAGAAACGAATATGAAGAGCTTAAAGCGGAGCTCACAGATGTACAAAATAAAGTGATCAACCTGATTGAAAAAACAGAACGTATGGAACTTCATTCCCGCTTTGCACGAAACCGTCTCGCTGAGGTGAGTAAGCATTTTGCCAACTACAGCGATACGGAAGTAAAAGAAGCATACGAACTGGCCAACGATTATCAGGTGCAGCTTGCGGTACTCCGGCAGGAAGAGAAGCTTCTCCGGGAGAGACGTGACAACATCGAACGACGCCTGATGAAGCTTAAAGGCACCATCGAGAAAGCGGAAACGCTCGTTGCCCAGATTAATGTGGTTATTCATTATTTAACCGGAGACCTTCAGAACATCAGCGAAATGGTTGCTGATGCGAAGGAAATGCAGAAATTCGGTTTGAAAATCATTGAAGCACAGGAAGAGGAGCGCAAGCGTCTCTCCCGTGAAATTCATGACGGACCGGCCCAGATGATGGCAAATGTGATGCTTCGTTCCGAGCTGGTTGAGCGGGTTTATGCAGAGCATGGCATCGATGAGGCCATGAAAGAGATCCGCGACCTCCGTAAGATGGTGAAGTCGTCCCTGGCCGAAGTACGAAGGATCATTTACGACCTCCGTCCGATGGCGCTGGATGACCTGGGACTCGTTCCGACGATCTCCAAGTATTTGAAGAATTTTCAGGAGCACAGCGGGCTGAATATTTCATTCAGGAACATCGGAAGAGAAATCCGCCTGCCGTCTGAAATGGAAGTGGCCATTTTCCGTTTCATCCAGGAGTCCGTACAAAACGCCTATAAACATGCTGAGCCAGAGCAGGTAATGGTTAAGATTGAACTGAAACCAACCCGGGCACTGGCAATTATTAAAGACGACGGAAAAGGATTTAATCCTGATGTAAAGAAAGAAGGTTCTTTCGGTCTTTTAGGAATGAAAGAACGGGTGAACATGCTTGATGGCCAGCTTACGCTTGATTCACAACCCGGAAAAGGGACTTTAATCATGGTCCAAATCCCTATATCCAGCAAGTAA
- a CDS encoding LCP family protein, with product MAHSRMEKKRRKKRSPFKRFIKVTSLVFLLLILTTGGYAFWKINDVSQSAQVDLDRGEHSEYRDAAINPNKDPFSMLILGLDTRDGDLSGISDAMVLATFNPKEGTIKMLNIPRDSRVQIAGRERIDKINHAHAFGGVDMSIATVENLLDIPVDYFLSLNFDAFMKIIDELGGVDVEVPMTFTETDNATYGTLTIEEGPQRLNGQEALAYARMRKSDPRGDLGRGDRQKEIMESVIKEAASLSSITNFGSLMDALDGNIYTNMSFNHVLGMHSYADELNNIESVSFSGDNYTENGVYYYQLREDSVKEVSTMLKQHLDIEVDTEPEFADEAESAEQTEETNTEY from the coding sequence GTGGCACATTCACGAATGGAAAAGAAACGCAGAAAAAAAAGGTCACCTTTCAAACGATTTATAAAGGTTACTTCACTTGTTTTCTTGTTACTGATTCTAACTACAGGCGGATACGCATTCTGGAAAATAAATGATGTTTCCCAAAGCGCCCAGGTTGATCTTGACCGTGGTGAACATTCTGAATACCGGGACGCTGCCATTAACCCGAATAAGGACCCGTTTTCAATGCTGATTTTAGGATTGGATACGAGAGACGGTGACCTTTCCGGAATCTCGGATGCAATGGTACTGGCAACATTCAACCCAAAAGAAGGAACCATTAAAATGCTGAATATTCCACGGGATTCAAGAGTTCAGATCGCCGGACGTGAGCGCATTGATAAAATTAATCATGCTCATGCATTTGGCGGAGTGGATATGTCCATTGCCACAGTTGAAAACCTGCTGGATATTCCCGTTGATTACTTCCTATCATTGAATTTTGATGCATTTATGAAGATCATCGATGAATTAGGCGGTGTTGATGTAGAGGTTCCAATGACATTTACCGAAACGGATAATGCTACCTATGGTACGCTTACAATTGAAGAAGGTCCTCAAAGACTTAACGGTCAGGAAGCTCTGGCGTATGCAAGAATGAGAAAGTCAGACCCGAGAGGAGATCTCGGCAGAGGAGACCGCCAAAAAGAAATTATGGAATCCGTTATTAAAGAAGCAGCAAGCTTGAGTTCCATTACTAATTTTGGCTCATTGATGGATGCTCTTGACGGAAATATCTATACCAACATGAGCTTTAATCATGTACTCGGGATGCACTCCTACGCCGATGAGTTAAATAATATTGAATCCGTGTCATTCTCAGGAGACAATTATACTGAAAACGGCGTTTATTATTACCAGCTCAGAGAAGATTCCGTTAAAGAAGTTTCAACCATGCTGAAACAGCACCTTGATATAGAAGTTGACACAGAGCCTGAATTTGCAGACGAAGCTGAATCTGCAGAACAGACCGAAGAAACGAATACGGAGTATTAA